A window of Thermococcus sp. LS1 genomic DNA:
ACGGTCCAACGCGCTTGACTACTATGAGGTCTTCATCGGCCAGGCTGAACGGCTTCTCACCGACTCCCGGAAGCCAGGCCATCACGAACTGGCCAGCTTTGAAGTCAAATTTTTTCTCGAACCTGAAGGCCTTAACGTCCCTGGCGACGTCCCAAACCTCTCTCAGCTCAACCCGTTCCAGCATCGATTCTAACCCCCTGCGGTTTTCCTATGATTTCATCTTCCTCCATAACAACGCTCCCGCGGAGAACGGTCATCACGACCTTTCCTCTAAGCTTTCTACCCTCCCAGGGGCTCCATTTTGCTTTGGTATAGAACTCCTCGGGCTTAACCACCCACTCGCGCTTCATGTCAACTATCGTGAAGTCCGCGTCTTTGCAAATCTCAAGTCCCTTGTTCCTTATTCCAAATATTATTATTGGATTGGTGTGCATCTTCTCCACGATGTCTTTGAGCTCTATCATTCCCCTGTTCACGGCGTCGAGGAGGAGAGCAACTTCTGTCTCAAGTCCTGGAATTCCAGCTGTCCCGTTTTCTTTATCCTCCTGGGTGTGGGGTGCATGGTCGCTTGCTATAATTGGGATCTTGCTGAAGTTCTTCCACATGAACGCTCTGTCGCTTTCCCCTCTCAGGGGAGGATAAACTTTGAGAAGTGGGTTCCTCTCGTAGTCCTTTCTCATGAGAAAGAGGTGATGGGGTGTCACCTCAAAACTCACCCACGGAAGGTTTTTCTTCATGATTAGATTCATGCCATCGGCTGTCGAGACGTGGCATATGTTGAGAGGCTTTTTCAGCCTTTCCGCTGCTTCGAGAGCTTCTTTTATTGCTCTGACTTCAGCCTCCGGTGGTCTCTCTGGTTTTTCCCGAATTATTCTTGCGTCTTCGGCATGAACGCTGACTATACCGGGCGCACAGGCGTAGTCATTCTCAAAGTCCTCGGAATATATGCCCCCTGTAGAGGCGCCCATGAATATTTTGTAGAAGTCTGCCTGGACTTTTTTCGCCTCTTCGCAGTTTCCGGCGATGAGAAAACTTAGGGCATAGTCCACGCGGGATTTTCTCCTGAGCGCAGCCTCGCGGAGCTCAAAGATCTCCGAGTTAGTTATCGGTGGGTCCGTATTGGGCATGTCAAAAACTGTAGTTATACCGCCGTGTAGGGCTGCCATCGTTCCTGTCCTGATGGTATCTTTTGATTTCTGCCTGAAGTCCCTGAGATGGACATGAACATCTATCAACCCGGGAAGGATGACCTTTCCTCGGTCAATTTGCAGGACATCTTCTCCCCTCAAGTCACCGCGGGAAATTCGGGAAATTCTACCATCGAGAATCCCTATGCTTCCTTCTATCAGTTTCCCATCCTTCAGAAGCTTTCCTTTTAGAACTAGGTCATACATAGTGCCCGCACGGAGATGGAGACCTAAGGATTTTAAGTTTTTTGCCCCTTCGCCTATTTCCCTAACTATCTAAAAGGCAGCTAACGATTTTTTGGGCTTTCCTCATAATTGTGAAATCTTTTTATCGTGATTTACCCCATTTTAACTATCTATTTTTAATAAAACTGTCTCTAAGAGACGCAAATCTAAAATTGGACAACAAAAACTTTGAAACTGGTGATATCTACTAGGGCTGCTTTTTTTCATTAGGGCTACTTTTACAAGAACGTAACCCTTAAATAGGCTTTCAATGTATATTGTCATGCCATTATACACCACATATGGCAATATTGCCAAAAAATGAAGGAGGCAGTGGAATATGAAGAAGGCTTTGGGATTGTTTGTTATGGGTTTGATGTTGTTTAGTTTGTTTTTTGTGCGCCCAGTGAATGCAGTGGACTACACCCCCAAGGACATACCGCTTAACAGCGACGAGGCCAAGGCCAGGTTCAAGGCTGACCTCCAGTGGTACCTCCAGTACGGCCACTTCGTGATCAGCAACGGTCCGTACATCCTCGTCATGTACTCTCCGGAGAACCTTTACCTCAAGCTTGAGAAGTTCACCGGTGCGAGGACCGTCTACACCGATACCCTTCCGAAGGATGGATATGCTGATGTTATTGAATACCAGGGTGTCCAGAACCCTGAGAACGTCATCCTCCAGATCGCCAAGGGTGAGTACGACCTTGGTATGTTCGCCTTCCCGGCCGGCAGGTACCAGGGTCTTGGTGCTGACATTCTTGCCAACCTCAACCTGTACAAGAGTGCCAGCTCCTATAACGAGCTGACCTTCAACACCTACCACGACCCGGACAAGGATGCTCCGATCGTCACCGTTGGTGACCAGGTTTACTTCAACCCGTTCGCCATCAGGGAAGTTAGGTTTGCTATGAACTGGCTCATCGACAGGGACTACATCGTCCAGAACATCTACCAGGGTAGCGGTGCCCCGATGCTCGGCTGTATCAGGCCCAGCCACCCGGCCAACAAGTACTTCGAGCCGGTCTACCAGGCCCTTGGAATGACCACCAGTGGCAACGAGGACCTTGCTCTCAAGATGATTGACGATGCCATGAACAAGGCTGCCCAGGAGGTTGCCCAGTACGGTTACACCCTTGAGAAGAAGGATGGAATGTGGTACTTCAACGGTGAGCCGGTTACCCTCAAGTTCATCATCCGTATCGAGGACGAGAGGAAGGAGATTGGTCTCTACGTTGCTGACCTCCTCGAGAAGAAGGTCGGATTCACCGTTGACAGGCTCCTCTGGGACAGGCAGAAGGCCGGTCAGGTTGTCTTCGCCAAGCCGCCCAGCAACTACGAGTGGAACATCTACACCGGTGGATGGGGTACCAGCGGTATCCCAAGCGTTTGGATTGACGACTACACTGCCTGGTTCTACGCTGCCTGGTATGGATACGTTCCGGGTGCCGTCGAGCCGAAGCACGTTAACACTGTGACCGTTGAGGAGGCCCTCAAGTACATCGGCAACGGCGACGTTAACGCCGGCCTCCAGAAGCTCGGTACTGAGTACTACAAGAACGCTGACAGCCTCGGTCCAATGCTCAAGTGGACTGAGGAGGAGCTTACCTACCTGCTGACCTACTTCACTACTGCAGGTGCTAACGAGACCCCGCACATTAACCCGGACCTCATTCCTGCGGAGCCAATCAGGATAACCACCGCCGGCCAGTACTGGGACCTCCAGAAGATAAGCATGCTCATCGGTGTCATGGAGAGCGAGAGGGTCTTCCTCATTGAGACCTGGGAGTTCTACCCGGCCAACAAGCAGAGGGTCGTCAAGATCACCCCCGAGGCTAGCACCGGTATCGGCCAGCGCTGGAGCATCATGACCGCCGAGACCCCGGACAAGCACCTTAAGATTGCCCAGTTCGCTTCAACCGGTGCTATGTTCATGAGCGCCTTCAACCCGGTTGGCGGTCTGAGCGACGTTTACAGCGTCAGGGTCTGGTACCTCATCAGGGACTTTGGCGGTACTACCAACTTTGACGGTATTTACACCCCGTACAGGTGTACCTGGACCCTTGAGAGGGGTGAATTCACAGTTCCGGACGATGCAGTCATCTACAACCAGACCCAGGGTTGGATTGCTGCCAACGCTGGCTCCACTGCCAGCGTTAAGGTCACCGTCAAGTGTGACATCGGCGAATGGCACAACGGCGTGAAGGGCAGCGTTGACGACATCAAGTACTACGTTGCGTTCCTCTACACCTGGGCTTACAAGGACGGCGCTGACGATCCGTACTACGACGAGGGCCTTGGTGGAACTGCCGCTGCACTCCAGAACGTCCTCGGCTTCCAGTGGACCGACGACGGTTACGTTGCCTACGGTACCTACGAGCACCCGCTCGCCGACGACATGACCGCAGGATTCTACATCTTCTACCCGAGCCTCCCGTGGGAGCTCTACTGGGCCATGGGTGAGCTCGTTGCCAAGAGCAAGGAGTACGGCATCGACAAGACCTACTCCTTCAGCAGCGCTGGAGAGGGTATCCTCTGGCTCGACCTCCTCACCAAGGAGCACGTCGACGACCTCGCTACCGTCATGCTGAAGATCTCTGGTCTCACTTGGGACGATGTTACCAAGACTCCGACCACCACCTCACCGGAGACCACCAGCCCAGAGACCACCAGTCCGGAGACTACGACCACCCAGCCTGAGACCACCACGACCACCACTCCGAGCGGAACCAGCACCACCACCTACGTGGTCGTCGGCCTTGTGATAATCATCATCGCCGGCGCGGCCTGGTACTTCACCAAGAAGAAGTGATTTCGTTATTCCCCTCTTTTTTGAATTTTACTTGTTTTCTGGTTGTTATCATTTAATTCTTGGAGTGCACTTCTATGAAAATGTGTACATTTAAGCAGTAAGATATATAAAGTCAGTTTTACAATGCTGAAAAAGATACATCGAACACGAGCAACCTACGTGGGGGTGAAAGGATGGGGTATCTCAAGTACCTTGCGTTTAGAATTGTGAACGCAGTTATCGTTCTCTTGATAGTGACATTTATTATCTCGGCGCTCTTCGTTAAGGTCGCCGAGGAGAGCAACAGGTCAAAAATGTACGAGGAGCTGATGCAGTGGGAAAGGACTGAAGGTGCTAAAATCAAGCAGAGTCAGGGTTTGGAGGCTTTTGAAGCGGCCAAAGCTGCTAAGCAGGCGTCCCTCGAGGAAAAGTATGAGCTGAACATCCCCTACTGGCAGAAGGTATATAATAAAGCGGTTCGTACGTTGAAACTTGACTTCGGAACCACGAGCATGCCCATTTTCGGTACCAACAACGTTTCGGATATCATCAAAGTTGCCGTTCCGAGGAGTGTTCTGCTCTTCACAACTGCGACTATAATAGTCATCATCCTTGGTATCTTCCTTGGAGTCAGGGCAGCCAGACACGCTGGTAGTGTTTTCGACAGGGCTCTGTCTGTCTTCGCGTTGCTCACCTACAGCTTGCCCATGTGGTGGACGGGAATGATGTTCCTGCTCATCTTTGCCTACAAGCTCGGCTGGTTCCCACTGAGCTCGATGTTCGATCCTCAGCTCACTGGCTGGGCCCATGTTAAGGACGTTATTTGGAGGCTCGCCCTTCCGGTCTTCACCTACGTCTTCGTTGTCTTTGGTGGATGGGCTTGGACCACTAGGAACATCATGATTGGTACCCTTCAGGAGGACTTCATCATGGCTGCCAGGGCCAAGGGCATTCCAGAGCGCAAGATCATCTACGGTCACGCTCTCCGTGCTGCTGCTCCGCCGATAGTAACCATGATTATCTTTGCCCTCCTTGGATCGCTCAGTGGTGCAATCATCAGTGAGCTTGTCTTTAACTACCCTGGAATGGGCAGGCTCTACTGGGTCGCTCTTCAGCAGAACGAGACCAATCTCCTCATAGGACTCACGTACTTCTTTACAGTGCTCTATCTTGCCAGCGTTGTCCTAGCGGACATGATATATGGATTCCTTGACCCGCGTGTTAAGGTTGGTGCTTCCGCCAGGATGTGAGGTGATTCACAATGAGATGGGTCGACGTCAAAGAGGGGTTTAGGGAGTTCCTTGATGAGTTCAAGAGGGAGAAGACCGGCATAGCCGGTGTGATTCTCCTCATCCTCCTCGTTATTGTTGCACTTACAGCACCGTACACCACCATGCCTGACCTTCCGGATAAATGGAGGAACTCTCAGTACTGGGAGGATAATCCCAAGAACGTCCCGCCAACATGGTACAACATGTTCACCTCTCAGAAGCTCGTTCCTCAGGAGGTTTACTACGTTAACGACCTCAAAATCAGCCACCCAAGTGATACTCTCACTGTAATCGAAACTGAATACGTCCTGCCCAAGGACTACTACTTCGGACCCCAGGGTATCATTGTTAAGAACATCAACGTGACTCTGAATGATCCTGTCTCTGTTCCAAAGATAAGCGTTTACCTCCAGAGACCGGACGGAAAGACCATCCCGCTTCTCATTAACAAGCAGCTTAGTTCTTCAACCACAATTGCCGTGGGTAGGGACAGCGCTATCTCAACCAATGTTTACATCTGGCTTGTTAACGTAACTGAGGGTAGAGAGATAACGATGTTCGATGTTCCGCTTGAGACAATCCTCATCAGCGACATGGTTGCTCCCCTCTTTGCCAAGGTCGAGCCGGGAATGAACGTTGATGACATCATCGAGAACCCAGAGCCGCTTCCAGGAACTTATAAGCTCATACTCAAGATAGAGAACCCCGCTCCCGACCAGAACAAGGTCATATATGACAACATAAAGATCACATTCCTTGGAAGAACCTACGGAACCATGGGAACTGACTACCTCGGCAGGGACCTGTGGGCTGGCATCATCTGGGGTAGCAGGGTCTCGCTCACAATTGGTATCCTCGTCTCCGTGCTGAGCACAATCATCGGTCTTGTCTACGGAGTTACCAGCGCCTACCTCGGTGGAAACGCCGACGAGTTCATGATGCGT
This region includes:
- a CDS encoding ABC transporter substrate-binding protein, with product MKKALGLFVMGLMLFSLFFVRPVNAVDYTPKDIPLNSDEAKARFKADLQWYLQYGHFVISNGPYILVMYSPENLYLKLEKFTGARTVYTDTLPKDGYADVIEYQGVQNPENVILQIAKGEYDLGMFAFPAGRYQGLGADILANLNLYKSASSYNELTFNTYHDPDKDAPIVTVGDQVYFNPFAIREVRFAMNWLIDRDYIVQNIYQGSGAPMLGCIRPSHPANKYFEPVYQALGMTTSGNEDLALKMIDDAMNKAAQEVAQYGYTLEKKDGMWYFNGEPVTLKFIIRIEDERKEIGLYVADLLEKKVGFTVDRLLWDRQKAGQVVFAKPPSNYEWNIYTGGWGTSGIPSVWIDDYTAWFYAAWYGYVPGAVEPKHVNTVTVEEALKYIGNGDVNAGLQKLGTEYYKNADSLGPMLKWTEEELTYLLTYFTTAGANETPHINPDLIPAEPIRITTAGQYWDLQKISMLIGVMESERVFLIETWEFYPANKQRVVKITPEASTGIGQRWSIMTAETPDKHLKIAQFASTGAMFMSAFNPVGGLSDVYSVRVWYLIRDFGGTTNFDGIYTPYRCTWTLERGEFTVPDDAVIYNQTQGWIAANAGSTASVKVTVKCDIGEWHNGVKGSVDDIKYYVAFLYTWAYKDGADDPYYDEGLGGTAAALQNVLGFQWTDDGYVAYGTYEHPLADDMTAGFYIFYPSLPWELYWAMGELVAKSKEYGIDKTYSFSSAGEGILWLDLLTKEHVDDLATVMLKISGLTWDDVTKTPTTTSPETTSPETTSPETTTTQPETTTTTTPSGTSTTTYVVVGLVIIIIAGAAWYFTKKK
- a CDS encoding ABC transporter permease; translation: MGYLKYLAFRIVNAVIVLLIVTFIISALFVKVAEESNRSKMYEELMQWERTEGAKIKQSQGLEAFEAAKAAKQASLEEKYELNIPYWQKVYNKAVRTLKLDFGTTSMPIFGTNNVSDIIKVAVPRSVLLFTTATIIVIILGIFLGVRAARHAGSVFDRALSVFALLTYSLPMWWTGMMFLLIFAYKLGWFPLSSMFDPQLTGWAHVKDVIWRLALPVFTYVFVVFGGWAWTTRNIMIGTLQEDFIMAARAKGIPERKIIYGHALRAAAPPIVTMIIFALLGSLSGAIISELVFNYPGMGRLYWVALQQNETNLLIGLTYFFTVLYLASVVLADMIYGFLDPRVKVGASARM
- a CDS encoding ABC transporter permease, yielding MRWVDVKEGFREFLDEFKREKTGIAGVILLILLVIVALTAPYTTMPDLPDKWRNSQYWEDNPKNVPPTWYNMFTSQKLVPQEVYYVNDLKISHPSDTLTVIETEYVLPKDYYFGPQGIIVKNINVTLNDPVSVPKISVYLQRPDGKTIPLLINKQLSSSTTIAVGRDSAISTNVYIWLVNVTEGREITMFDVPLETILISDMVAPLFAKVEPGMNVDDIIENPEPLPGTYKLILKIENPAPDQNKVIYDNIKITFLGRTYGTMGTDYLGRDLWAGIIWGSRVSLTIGILVSVLSTIIGLVYGVTSAYLGGNADEFMMRINEIFASIPSLPILILIGATAGHITLWFIVVLLVIFGWMGIARISRSMALQIKEQTYIEAAKALGAGNGRIIFKHILPQLLPYAFAVIALSVPGAVIAEASLSFLGIGDPTAVTWGQILHAAQNQAATTKGYWWWVLPPGLGIAVVGLTFVLIGTALDKILNPKLRRL
- a CDS encoding dihydroorotase translates to MYDLVLKGKLLKDGKLIEGSIGILDGRISRISRGDLRGEDVLQIDRGKVILPGLIDVHVHLRDFRQKSKDTIRTGTMAALHGGITTVFDMPNTDPPITNSEIFELREAALRRKSRVDYALSFLIAGNCEEAKKVQADFYKIFMGASTGGIYSEDFENDYACAPGIVSVHAEDARIIREKPERPPEAEVRAIKEALEAAERLKKPLNICHVSTADGMNLIMKKNLPWVSFEVTPHHLFLMRKDYERNPLLKVYPPLRGESDRAFMWKNFSKIPIIASDHAPHTQEDKENGTAGIPGLETEVALLLDAVNRGMIELKDIVEKMHTNPIIIFGIRNKGLEICKDADFTIVDMKREWVVKPEEFYTKAKWSPWEGRKLRGKVVMTVLRGSVVMEEDEIIGKPQGVRIDAGTG